The genomic region ATAATGAACAGTAATCAATTTCATGTCCATATCACGATCATTAATCTTTTTCTGACATATCTTGAAGGTCCTCTCTTCGCGTTTTCTATTATAAGCCAACTGTTCCAGGTCTTGTGGGGTCGCTTTTCTGACCACCGGGAAGAAGCCTTCATCTCCCCTTTCCTCGATAGCCTTAGCCTCTTCGGCTACTAAGCCTGATTCTATCCCCCGGTCGGTCTTGACTACACAAATATCTCCTCGCTTTAGTTTAATTTTTTCAGTATTGATGCTGAAATAACATAGCTTATTTTCTTTGGGAAGGCAAATGCCTATGATTTCTAACATTAGGTCTCCTTCATGGATCGCGATTAATCCGAACTCACGAGGCCAGTTCAATTACCTTCAACCCCATCACTTCCACGGCGAGCTGAAGGTTAACCGATCCCTTTATTAGTCTTTTGGTTTCCTCGATAAGCTCAATTAACTTCTCTAATCTCCCGGGGCCAATTCGAGTCCTTTCATTGCTCCCCGGCTTGCCTTCAATTTGGCCGATAAGACGGCGGCGAAGATTAAGCTCAAAGAGATCTAAGAGGTCGCAGACCTCATCCCTGGATGAGGGGAGTTCTGCCGAGAGAGAAAACACGGCTGAAGGACCATCGCTGAGAATGTGGTTTAGCCAACCGACCACCATCTGTTCTTTTTCTAAGAGGTCTTCAGCTAAATACTGTTTCGCCCGACCTAAGCTCCCTCCTGAAAGATGAATCAGGGAAGGGATAGCTTCAGGAGCGGTTTCCCACTGTAATAACACCTTCTCCTGGGCCTGGTATGGCAGGGGACTGAATCTTAATCCCTGGCAGCGTGAGGAAATAGTAGGCAAAACAGCTTCATAGTCACGGGTCATGAGAATAATAATAGTTTCAGACGGTGGTTCTTCCAGGGTAACTAAAAAGGCATTAGCTGCCTCAGTAGTCATCCGTTCTGCCTCAGGGATAATGAATACCCTTTTTTCTCTGCCCAGGGGCTTGAAGGCTGCTCGGCTTCTGATCTCCCTGATTTGGGAGATCAGAATAAAACTCCCTTCTGGTTTTATCTCTTCCACATCAGAATGGAGGCCGGCCTCGATTTTTCGGCAGGATGAGCAGGGTCTATCCGGCAGACAATACTGCTCTTCACAATTTAGAGCTTTAGCCAAGGCTCTTGCCGTAAGGGCCTTCCCCACCCCTTCCGGACCATAAAAAAGATAGGCGTGAGCGAGGCGCTTACTTTGCAGGGCCTTTTCCAGCATAGTGACGGCATATGCCTGGCCTATTATCTGACTAAAGGGTGATGGAGTTATCACTATTTCTCACTTCCGCATACGAGCTATTGCCGCTGCAGGGGGATACCTCCCTATATAGCAATCAACATTTGTCGTTCCAGAATTATGAGCGCGTGCCTTCGCTAGCCTTATGAGGTGTTCCAACTGCATGTAGTGATCTAATTCCGACTTTTCATCCCGTGAAAGACCGGTAGTCTTTTCCCGGTAAATTAAGTCTGCCACACGCTCTTTTACCGCATTCGATGGTTGAAAGTTAATGAGATTACTTGGCCTCGTTCCAGATGCAATGAAGTCTATTACTTCCTCATATGCTCTCACTGGGCTCATAATATCCCCTCCAATGGATATGATATTTTCTGTCTGGGGTTTTGGGATAGACTCTTAATAGTCTTAATA from bacterium harbors:
- the holB gene encoding DNA polymerase III subunit delta', which encodes MITPSPFSQIIGQAYAVTMLEKALQSKRLAHAYLFYGPEGVGKALTARALAKALNCEEQYCLPDRPCSSCRKIEAGLHSDVEEIKPEGSFILISQIREIRSRAAFKPLGREKRVFIIPEAERMTTEAANAFLVTLEEPPSETIIILMTRDYEAVLPTISSRCQGLRFSPLPYQAQEKVLLQWETAPEAIPSLIHLSGGSLGRAKQYLAEDLLEKEQMVVGWLNHILSDGPSAVFSLSAELPSSRDEVCDLLDLFELNLRRRLIGQIEGKPGSNERTRIGPGRLEKLIELIEETKRLIKGSVNLQLAVEVMGLKVIELAS